In Lathyrus oleraceus cultivar Zhongwan6 chromosome 2, CAAS_Psat_ZW6_1.0, whole genome shotgun sequence, the DNA window ATTTTCATTAATAAATCAATTTGGTACATATTATTAATCATTCTAAATGTTTATTTAGGAACCATTGGCAAGTAATTATTTTATGTTCAAAGCAAAATGTTGTAGTAATATTATGCTCGTTACACTATAAACTTAATGAAGATATGCAAAACGCTTTGAGAGGGGAAATTGTATTATTTGTAATACTCAAAATTTACTTATAATTTTGAATAGTTTTTATCCATGTTAAATTTTTACCGACATGTAGAGTTATGAAGGGATACAATTTTGTGAAAAGTAATATCCTTGGCAGAAAGCCAAAGTTAGTTTCCCTAAATGTAAGTATTACTTGTGCTTTTTGTCATTTTTTTATGTTTGCTAATGTATTACTTGTACTTTGTGTGTATTAATTAGTAACTATATGAAAATTATCTGTAGTCGTGAAAACAATCCGAGAGCTTTGCATATGGATACTATGTTATGAAACATATGTTAAAGATTGTTTCCGGAGGCATTTCCAATTCATGGCTTAAGGTATTAACTTTATCCATATACATGTAATTTATGTATATTTTTGAAGTCAATATTGTTCTTGTTGTTAACTTATCATAATTTAATTTATGTTCAAATTATAGGAGTTTAGCAACGAAACACCATCCCCATAAGAAGATGTAGATGACATCTGATCATGTTGGGCCGATGTCTTCCTATCTTATTATGATCTCAACAACACTAGTTTTTCTTGATTGTTGTAAGAATTATatagaaattttattattatagGTGCAAATATGTATATTTCAAATATGTATAGGTTCTCTTCGTAGAGGTTTTGTGTATTTTAAATGTCATTATAAGTATTGTAAGCATTGTATATTTGGTTTGTAAACAATGTAAATTTGGTATTCTGCGTTATGTTCGGTATAAAATACAAATAATTTGATTATGTCACATAATTTGTAGTTTTTGAGTAAAAAATGATACATGTACGTCAAAATGAGATTTAAAACAAGCAATAAATGATAAAAAAAAGTTATATTTCTCGTTTATTAAATCAAACCAACGTAAATACTGACATTTTCCCCTCGGTTATTAACAAATATCGAGAGGTATATGACGCGCGCTACAtagttttgaaaaaaaatgttgttgttgtggatTGAACCAATGACATTTCAACCATGTCCTCCGTTATTCTGAAACTGAGGGGTAAGGTGGTAGATTTTGATGTCGCCCTTCGTTATCCCACCTGTCTAACTAAGGTAAAATCCTCTTCGCACCCGAGATAAAATGAATATATTTGTAGTAGTGTGGCACTGACATGTTAGGATTTTTTCCCGTTGAAATCTAACCTTATCGTATCTATATGTATTTTACTAATTTTTATTGAACTAAAATCCTTGAGAGAAGGGCTTTGTTTTGGTAGGAGATAAGCAAGAATATGTTTCAATGTGTGAAGGATTTATATTAGAGATAGAAGAAGGTTATGTCACATAACTACTATGCTTGCTGAACTCTCAGAAAGAAGTCCAGTTAGCGGGGTAAAGAGCAAGCTAGAAAGAAAATGATTATGTGTTGTAAAGGTTATATTTTGATGCAAATTTTAAGCGAGATAGATAGAGACAACATCATAGAGATGATAACTGGGAACAACACGATAAATGCAAGATCGTGACATAGACATTTTTGTGAGGTTTAATATGAATGTTTCTTTTAATCGTGAATAGGGTTTTGAGATGAATGTGTTCTTTTAATCATGAATAGAAATGTAATTTTAGGGATTTTAAGATGACAATGTAATTTAGGTAGTTTTTTAGAAGGAGAAGGAGGCATATGAAAGTTAATTATTTAATTACGAATTATGTTGACTGcaaattaattttaattaattaatccGACTTTATGAAAAGTTTAATGTTAGTCaaatttttaaatattaaaagGTATTTTTCTATTCTAAAATAAGTGTCATGTTTAAAAAAAGTATTTGTCTTATAATACTAGTCACTTTTAGTTACAAATGCAATTTTAATTTTCATCTTCCAATTGTACCATCTAATTAATACTCTTAATTTATTAATTTCTGAATTTGCATGAAAGCTAATTTGAATACACCCATAGTTAATATGAGTAATTTCGTAAAATtacaatttttttctttttcatttattACATTTTTTAATATGTCTGAAAGTGTCAAGTATGACATTTAATTCACCAACGTGATGTGTAATCTATTACTCCTTATGATCTTATTTATAAGAGAAAGTTGACTTTTTATATTAATTGAATAATCAATGTATCTGATCTATTATACATACCAGATACATTGAttattcaatgaatctaaaaataattttcTCTTATAAATAGAAACAACTATAGTATATTTTTTATGAGAAATCTAATTTCATCATAGATAGTATATTTAATGACTTAGATTATTCTTTTTTTAAAGTAAACATCAACATTCAATAGATGAAAGAAAAGGAGTACAAGCAAAGTGACAAATATTGTGTAAGTGCATTTGCCATCcacacattaaaatcaacactAATAGTAAAGTCTACCAAGATTTAGACAACAATAAGCTTTGAGAAATTAGAATCCAATGGAGTATTACCAATCAAATTCCTTAATCCAAGCAACCAATCAAAATTCTTCCACAAAAGATAAATGAGTTTGGGAGCCACAATCCTTAAATTTATCCAGTTATAGATAATTTCTTTGGCTTTATCATGCACAGTTCGATTATACAAGTTCTCTAGATTGACTAAATTCACTATCTCTGAAAAGAGCATTTATTGAAAGATAGAGTCTGATTTGCAAAGCCCACACTTAGATTTTTACTCAAGAACACATTACCTTCATCCAAACCTCTTTGGAGCCTTTCATCAAACACCTTGAAGATAGACTTAAAATAGGCTAAAAAAAGAGCAACACACACATCTgaaccaaacaaacaaacagaaaaACGATAAATAGAATAACAATAACAGGTACCTAATCACAATATCTCAACAATTTAGAAACTTCTGGTGGTAGAGGTTATGATGGAGGTCTTTTTCGATGTTGGTTGTTCTGAAGCTTTGACCCATTGGCTGGTGAAGATGGATTTAGATTTGCGACAGCGAGCACCAGGTGGTTGTTGGCGGAGAGAAAAGAAAATATGATGGAGGTTGAAAGTAGGATATGACAAGAATCCAAAAGAGATGGATGGTTCAAATGATTGAAAATGAGAGAGGGAAAAACTACAAAGGGAGAGAAACCTCCACCGGGGAGGAGGGAGCTCCATGAAAAAGGAGAGATACTCCAAAATCGGAGGGGAGACGACGCTCAACCACAAagtaaaaccctaattttagaGATATGGTCCTCTCATATCTTACCATTGTTTGGTCAAGATACATAGGTTCAAATATAATGTTTGCTCCATATTGTTAACCAATTTTTTCTATTGTTTGGTCAACAAGTGAGTATTGATAAAACAAATATTTTTTTCTCTAGAAACACTTTTGTGTCTATTCCACATAAATTGGCTGCTATGTTTGGATTTTGTGAAACATAATCGTTTGACAAGTATTTGAGTGTCCCTTTTCTTGGTAGAGCACCTAGAAGATCTGATTTTAATTATATCTTGGAGCAAGTTAAGTCGAAGTTGGCCTCTTGGAAAGCTCAACACATTTCTTTTGTAGGTCGGGTAACTCTCTCTAAAGTTGTTAATAAAGCCCTTCCTATCTATACTATGGTGACTACTTGCATTCCTAATCCTCGTTTGCATGAGATTCAAAAGTTACAACGCTCTTTAATCTAGGGCGATAGCAATGAGCATACACGACTTCATTCAGTGATGTGGGATGTGATGACGTTCCCAAAGTTCTTAGGAGGATTATGTATTTATTAGACGATTCAATGTTATGAATAATGATGTTTGATCTAGGTCATAATTTTGATGTTTTATAAACAAGTTCTTGCTCAAATTTCTCTTCTTTTATAAACAAATTCTTTAAACTTCAATTCTCTTTTCCTATAAAAAAAAAGGGACTAACAAcaatataaataaaataaaaagactaaaattacaattaaaaatttatctttttattaaaaatatttaacTTTTGAAAAAATGCATCTACTATCTTTTTTATTATAATAGTATAATAGTGACttttataataaataaatatatttacTTTTACCTTATAATTTCCCACACATTTGAGTCTCTACTTTACTAAACCTAAACCCTGTTAACAAAAACAGAAATCCTCATCTTGTTTTTGTTCCCAATGGCAACCCTTTCGCTTCTGCATAATCTAAACTTCGTTCCTCTCTTCAACCCTAGTCTCTCCCACCAAAACCCTATTTCTTCAATCTCTCTCAAACCTTCAATACTCCGCTGTTCAAATTCCACCAATGTTCCCGCTCCATCTCCCTCACCTTCGATTCGCATCCAACGCTGCACAAGAATCCATGCACAGTGTGCTCTATTCGATTACCTTCACTACACTCGACGTTACACTTTGGTTGACGCAGATTTCATTGCCAAAAACTCTCCATGTTTCATAAATTCGCTTATAAGCAAAGTCAGAGTCAACGAAAGAGACGATGATTTTGGTTGGGCTATCAGAAGGTACCTTATGCATCACCCTATTAATGAATTTGAACCCTTTTTAGAGAGTATAGGGGTTAAACAAAGTGAATTGAAGTTACTTTTGCCTAAAGATTTGTTTTTTCTTGGTGGTGATGATAGTGTTTTGGTTGATAATTTTCATGTCTTGTTTAATTACGGGATTCCCAGGAATAGAATGGGGAAGATTTATAAAGAAGCACGAGAGGTTTTTGGGTATGGGAGTGGTGTTTTGTCCAAGAAATTTGAAAGTTATGAAAGTTTGGGTTTGAGTAAATCATCTCTTGTCCAACTGTTTGTTTGTTGTCCATTGCTTTTAGTTGGAGACGAGGTTGATTCTCAatttgttgttgttcttgattGGTTGAAGAGAATTGGGATTGAGACTGGATGGTTTGTGAGTTGTATGTCTCCTAAAAGAACATATAGATGGAAAACGATCATTGATAGTATAGAGCTTTTTCATCAAGGGGGATATTCTGAGAAACAAATGTATGATTTGTTTAAGGCAGATCCGAAATTGTTGTTGGAGGGTTTAGGAAAGAAGGCATTTTTGGTTATAGGTCGGTTGATTAAGTTGGGTCTTGGCGTGAATGAGATTTGTTCTTGTTTTAGAGAGCATCCTGATATGTTGTCAAGTCCGCGAATGGAAAATTTGATGCTTGTAATTGCTTTTTTGTATAATATTAGAATGGAACAAGATGCTATTGCTCATGTTTTGTATAACCACATGCATATCCTTAACAGACATTCAATAAAAGGTTATAAAACAGTGTCTAAAGAGTTGGGAGTTGGAAAAGCTAGTTTATGTCAAATGATACAGGATGATCCGTTAGAGTTTTTTGGTTTGGCTTTAAGACGTAGGCAGAAGAAGAATCTAAATGACTTCAAATATGACCCGCGTAGGTATTTGGAGAAAACAAATTTCTTGCGGAAACTTGGGTATACTGATAACACTGAGGAGATGGAAATAGCTATGAAGATGTTTGGAGGAAGAGGTGACAAGTTACTGGAAAGATTTAACTGCTTGGTTGAAGCTGGTTTGGAATATAACACTGTAGTTGAAATGGTAAAGCAAATTCCTGCGATTCTAATTGTTAGGAAAACTGCATTGCAAAAGAAGATTGATTTCTTAAAGAACACTTTAGGTTACCCAATAGAATGTCTCGTGGGATATCCAAAATATTTATTCCGTGATTTGGACACAATTTATGCAAGATTTGCAATGTATGAGTGGTTGAAGAAGAGAAATGCAAGAATAGATTGCGAGTTATGCTTGAGTACCATAGTTTCAACTTCTGAGAAACAGTTTCTAAAACTCATTGTGAATGCGCATCCTGAAGGTCCAACAGCTTGGCAAATTATAAATAGTTTATATAACAAATCTAAGAATTAACCGCACCTTATAAGTTTAGTTGAGATGTAAATTTAAATACAAGCTTGGCTAGACCTTGCACTTACTTTGGTTTCATTTTGGTTTTGTTTAAGGATTTTTTTCTCGTCTGCCTAATGAGAAGCAATCAAGCACTTATCGTCACTTAGTTTTCTAACTCAAGAAATATTCTTAGTCTATGTTGTCAATAATGCATTATAGCAGAATAATGTAGCAGTATGTAGCAGTAGTAGGACTAAGCGCGTAGCTATTGGGTTGTGAGCTGCTGTCACCAATAGCGATTGTTGCGGCCCAAACTGTCGTCACATTGTTATTATGGTTTTGGGGCAAATTTTTTGAGAACCCTTGTATTTTTTTAAGCAATGAATGTCAATTTGTACCCCATTTAAGGGTAAAAAATTATGTTCTTCATTCTATTATATTGATACTCACAAACAATTGGTTTGTTattcttctcatttttaattCAATTCTGATGTCTTTTTTCTCTCTATGTAAGTTTATTGCATGTACTTTGagttatttaattatattaaatatGACTGTTTCTCTCATTTTGAGTATTCTTATATTTGAGTATTTATGTTAACTTTTACACCAAATTTCTAAGAACAAGTTATGTTAACATAGCTTTAGATTTATAAACTTGAACACATATATGAATACTAAGAGGAAACCTATATATTAGTCCATACAAAATGACTAATTATTCTAAGTCTCAGCACATTTTATAATGGAAGTGCTGTAATAACATTCTTACACACATATATATTTATACACACACATCAACATGCAGAAAACCATACTGGTGAACATCTAAAAGTGGTGAGATTACAATACATAAAATTCCACAAGTAGTACTATTTATTCTAAAAGCTGAGCTAACACATGTTCCATCACATACTTTGCAACAATACTATTCGTTTTCTCTGTGGGATGAAAGAGTCCCAAAACACAAATTTGGAAGCATCAGAACAACTGAACATGCTTCCCCTGCTGCATGCATAACCCATCTCGAACATTCCAGTAGCACAACATGCGCTACTGAGGCTGATTCAAACCCTGTCATCGACAAATCAAATTAATAAGAAAATGTTTCATAATTGTAATATTTATATGGAAAGTTGTAAACTAGATTTTCTGCGGCAGTATCATACCGTAGAGTTCAGGTTTCTTTATGATGTGCAACATGATGTAATATGGATTTGAAAACAACAACTTCATTCCAGGGAGCTCTTGATTGAGCTTAGTAGTTATATTCTGGAGTTTACCATTGAATTCAAGTGCTATGTTATTGTAGTTTGCAACACAACCATTCCGACCCATAAAATTTGTAGTTCTCTCCAATGGCAAGCATCCCATGGGAGGTAATCCTCCAAGGGAAATCTTCCTAGCAACAAGACCATATAGACTCCTTATGAAATTCTCAGCAATTCCGGCGAGAAAAGTTTGGTACTGTTGGATTGTGTATTGTGATGCCCTACCAGGCATGGTATAGTAATTCTCTAGAAAATCATTTGTTCCAATACTCATAAGGTGTAATGATTCAGAAATGCTCTCTTTTGCTTTGGTTTCACCAAGATATGCAGTTAGATTCTTTTGGTATTGTTTGTAGTACTCTCATTGCTTCACACCCTGCATCAAATATCATATAGTTTGCATTATTATCATAACTGTTTTTATGTTTTTGGAGGCTTCTATATAGATTAGTCCCAGATTTCTTATAGCAAAATCAATAAAGATTCTATTTTATCAAAATTTAACATTGACAAATATTTTATGAGGTTCTATTTAACCTCAATTTATCTGTAATAATTTGTGGACCATGTGTGATAATCTGTTTTATCCGCCCTTAAAAATGATTctaattattatatatattagCAACTTAGTATAGATCATAAGCTAGAtttaaatttgtttttttttttcaaaatttagGAAACAAGAAAATCATTTCGATTTTTTTATACGAGAGATAGAGAGAAATAGAGAAGTGGTAGGAACAAATCTGAAAGACAATATGAACTTACTAGTACAACTGAAGTTGCATTATCATAGCCAGTAGCAGCAGAAGCAAAAGTGACACCAGTTGTAAAATCTGAAATATTATTCTTAGGATCCAAGTATGGACAAATATTCTTTTATACCAAAAGCTTTTGATATGAAATCAGTCAGTATCCTCCCATTTGAGAAATATTCTTTTATACCAAAAGCTTTTGATATGAAATCAGTCAGTATCCTCCCATTTGAGAATCTTCTGGTTGCTTTTCCACCTAGGAAGTCACGTCCATACGGTTGAAAATTGCTTTGTGCAATCGTGGGAATGAGGTTGTTGTTCCCGACGTCAACAGAGGAGTTGTCGAACACGTTAATTGCTAGAACCTTGCCCTCAGGAATGAAACACAGAAGCAGTTGGTTTAAATCAAATTGCCTCGCCACCAGGTTTGAATGGTAAGGAGTTGCCCTTAGGCCGGTCTTGGAAGAGGTAAGCCTCGACCACATAGGGGTGGGACCGAAGCATGCAAGCAGTGGATTGGGAAAAGGTTTCATGAACCAGCCAAGACCGCACCATTGACCAGCAAATGGTGTCATAGTGTTCGCACGGGTTTTCGTGCGAACAATCTCTAACCTTCTATTGAGATTTGCTTGCAGGATCGGCTATAAAATCTTAgattaaatattaagtttatggGATATTTTGTTTAAATGTTTGGATTAAGAAAACGGTAGACAGAAAATGCTTATAAAAGGTGCAATTAAAATAGATGAACGAAAGACAAGATAAATCATAAATAGCAAGGAAGATAAAAAGACTTGGTAATTTAAATTGCTTGAAGGTAAGTGTGGACGCAAACATAGATTTTTGTAGGAATGAACTCTTTTCTCTAAACGTTTGATACTTTGAGTGTTTTCCCTCTACAATGTTACAAATGCGATTTTTAAAACTAGAAATCAAATCTACTTAAATAGTAATGAGAAATAACTGCTACATTATCGTTGGTCATATACAATGTGTCACGCGTCTAAACCTGCAGCCCAACGTCTTTTGCATCTTCCCCCATGTTCTGCTCAACTAATTATCTCGTTTTTGCTTGTTTGGCTTCGACTTTGGCAGTCTCATTCCCCATAATATCCTTTTGACTTGTCCTATGTCCTTTGGCCCATCTTGCCTGTCGAAACTCTCGCTCTTGCTCCTTCTTTTACTCTAGTCAAAATTTACTGGTTAACAAATTGCCCCCCTATAAGGCCAGTTTCGACTGAGAAACTTGGTGTTTTGTCTTCCACTCAATTTCAACTTTGCGTAATCTTTGATGATGTCATGTGCATGATGACACCTTTCTGCGCCACGATTTCCAAGGGGAAATGCCATCATTTGTAGCTACTTCCTAGGTCGTGGATTTTCAACCACCTTTACTAACTTTTCCCCTACCGCTAAATCGTAATAGTTGTCATCAATATCGATTGATTCTTGGTTGTCATTGTATTTGCTTATACATACCATTCTTCcatattttttttgtttttcttctttcttctctGTTTGCGCTGTTTTTTGCGACTCTCAGAACATATACTTTCCTCATTCCCTTTCTTTCTTACATTGCAATGGCTTCTTCTGCTAACGTTATGGATACAGTCACACACAATACTGGTAACAATTCCATCGCTTTCAACCTCGCTGGAAAAGAAGGTTTAACCACTGTTCCTCAACCACCTTCAAATGATCCATCCAAGATGGAAACTTGGCAACGACAAATACTCATTCCCTTCATGGTGGATGAGAAACTTTTCGCCTTCCATGGGCCACTCCCAGACGAAAGAATGAAACCCAAAAAGGTTCCAAAAAAAATTCCTTGCTTCACCCATGCTGTTCCTGCTGCTTTCGAGAAGGTAATCATTTATTGCAAAGGTTTTTATCTTAACCTTTTTATTGTACGCTTTGGCCACACGTGCTTTTTATCATAACAACATGTCTATTGCAACcaacctttcttcgtctaaatTGGTCATTTCGTGGAGCATCAGTCTCCAATATTGTTCTGACAAAATGTCGTTATGCCGCTCCACCCTAACTGATTGTAAACAGATTTCTGTTGGCAACACGAAATCATGTCCAAATGTCAAACGAAAAGGAGTTGAATTGGTTGCCTCATTTGGGGATGTTCGACAAGTCCATAGAATTTGATCTAATGTTTTTGATTAATCCAATTATCATTTTATTGGTTGCCTCGACTTTGCCATTTGCTTGGGTATAGTAAAGTGTGGAAGTAACCAACTTGAATCATGTTTCAGCAGCAAACTCTTGCATCTTTTGACCAACGAAAACTGAACTTTGATTTGTAATAATGGTTTTAGGAATTCCAAACCTATACACAATGTGTTTTTGAATGAATTCAATCACAACCTCTTGATCCGCTTTTATCAAAGGGATAACTTCTATCCATTTTGCGAAATAGTCTATACCTACCAGGATAAATtttgttgtttcgacgaggctGGTCGAATCTCACCGATGACATGTAACATCCAACCTCGAAAGGGCCAGGGCTTGATGATTGCATGCAACTCGGTGGCGGACACATGTTGAGTGCTTGCATGTATCTAACATTATTGACACCCTTTGGC includes these proteins:
- the LOC127118041 gene encoding uncharacterized protein LOC127118041 isoform X2; the protein is MATLSLLHNLNFVPLFNPSLSHQNPISSISLKPSILRCSNSTNVPAPSPSPSIRIQRCTRIHAQCALFDYLHYTRRYTLVDADFIAKNSPCFINSLISKVRVNERDDDFGWAIRRNRMGKIYKEAREVFGYGSGVLSKKFESYESLGLSKSSLVQLFVCCPLLLVGDEVDSQFVVVLDWLKRIGIETGWFVSCMSPKRTYRWKTIIDSIELFHQGGYSEKQMYDLFKADPKLLLEGLGKKAFLVIGRLIKLGLGVNEICSCFREHPDMLSSPRMENLMLVIAFLYNIRMEQDAIAHVLYNHMHILNRHSIKGYKTVSKELGVGKASLCQMIQDDPLEFFGLALRRRQKKNLNDFKYDPRRYLEKTNFLRKLGYTDNTEEMEIAMKMFGGRGDKLLERFNCLVEAGLEYNTVVEMVKQIPAILIVRKTALQKKIDFLKNTLGYPIECLVGYPKYLFRDLDTIYARFAMYEWLKKRNARIDCELCLSTIVSTSEKQFLKLIVNAHPEGPTAWQIINSLYNKSKN
- the LOC127118041 gene encoding transcription termination factor MTEF18, mitochondrial isoform X1, whose amino-acid sequence is MATLSLLHNLNFVPLFNPSLSHQNPISSISLKPSILRCSNSTNVPAPSPSPSIRIQRCTRIHAQCALFDYLHYTRRYTLVDADFIAKNSPCFINSLISKVRVNERDDDFGWAIRRYLMHHPINEFEPFLESIGVKQSELKLLLPKDLFFLGGDDSVLVDNFHVLFNYGIPRNRMGKIYKEAREVFGYGSGVLSKKFESYESLGLSKSSLVQLFVCCPLLLVGDEVDSQFVVVLDWLKRIGIETGWFVSCMSPKRTYRWKTIIDSIELFHQGGYSEKQMYDLFKADPKLLLEGLGKKAFLVIGRLIKLGLGVNEICSCFREHPDMLSSPRMENLMLVIAFLYNIRMEQDAIAHVLYNHMHILNRHSIKGYKTVSKELGVGKASLCQMIQDDPLEFFGLALRRRQKKNLNDFKYDPRRYLEKTNFLRKLGYTDNTEEMEIAMKMFGGRGDKLLERFNCLVEAGLEYNTVVEMVKQIPAILIVRKTALQKKIDFLKNTLGYPIECLVGYPKYLFRDLDTIYARFAMYEWLKKRNARIDCELCLSTIVSTSEKQFLKLIVNAHPEGPTAWQIINSLYNKSKN